Genomic window (Akkermansiaceae bacterium):
CATCCGCAACGTACTGGAGCGGAACGGCTCCGCCCTCATTCCCGTCTTCGCCATGGGCAAGACCCAGGAGGTGCTGGCCATGATCGACCGCTTCAAAAAAGAGGGTCTGGTGCCGAAGAAAACCCCCGTCTATATCGGCGGGCTGAGCACCAAGATGACGATGATCTACGACCGCTACGCGGACGTTTCCCGCCGGAATCTGCCGGGATTCCGCTTCATGAAGCACATGGACCTGGAAGCCGGAACGAAGAAGCGCATCGGCCCGATCCCCTTCCTGCCCGGCTGCATCTACGCCCTCTCCAGTGGCATGATGACGGAGAAGACGGTCTCGAACAACTTTGCCCGCCAAGGTCTGCTGGAAAACCCGAAGCACGGGCTTTTCTTCGTCGGCTACGCCGATCCGGACTCCCCCGGTGGCCGCATCCGCGCCGCCCAGCAGGGCGATGAGGTCGTGATCGACTCCGCCTACCCGGCGGTGAAGCTGAATTGCGAGGTCCGCGTGTTCGACTTTTCCGGCCACGCGACCCGTGAAGCGATCGCCGACTACATCTGCAAGGTGAAGGCGAAAAAGACCTTCCTTGTCCACGGTGACGATCCGGCGGTCGAGTGGTTCCGCCAGGAAATCTCCCGCCGCCTCCCGGAAACCGAAATCATCGTCCCGCAACCCGGGGACTCCCACGAAATCTAACTTCTTCCCCTCCTCCCGCCGGAAGCCGAAGCTGTCCAACCCATCACCGCATGAAATTCTCCCTCGCCCTCACCCTCACCGCCGCGCTCACCGCGACGTCTTTCTCCCAACCGCTGACCCGCACCACCATCGCCACCGATCTTGAGGATGCGATGGCGTTCGACATCGCCCCGGACGGCGACATTTTCCTGACCGAGCGGGAGGGCCGCCTGCTGCGCGTCCGCCCATCCACCGGCGGCATCTTCGAAGTCGCGAAAATCCCGGTCGAGCACCTCAAGAAGACCGACCGCAACAGCCCCTACGCCCGTGAGGACGGCCTGCAGGGCATCGCGCTGGACCCGGACTTCGCGAAAAACGGCCACGTCTTCCTCTACTACTCCCACCCGGAGAAGCTGGTGAACCGGCTCGCCCGCTTCACCATCAAGGACGGGGTGCTGGACCTGGCCACCGAAGTCATCGTGCTGGACGTGCCGATCGAGCGTGCGAACAAAGTCTGCCACCACGGCGGCGCGCTCGAGTGGGGTCCGGACGGCCTCCTCTACCTCAGCACCGGCGACAACACGAACCCCTTCGAGACCGACGGCTTCAACCCGGTGGACGAACGCGAGGGGCATGAATACGCCAACGCCCTGCGCTCCGCGGGCAACACCAACGACCTGCGCGGCAAGATCCTCCGCATCAAGATCAAGCCGGACG
Coding sequences:
- a CDS encoding MBL fold metallo-hydrolase — translated: MIFKSLCRHAGIGANSYLLETSSARVVLDSGMHPKHEGIEATPHFEFLQPATVDAVVVTHSHLDHVGTLPVLLGEQPHAKVFLSPETAELSCALLHNSVNVMQAKRIELGITEYPLFEHKDIDRISEGFEHKGIERPFDLDYDGTIRATFHDAGHILGSVAVTIKAEGKTILYTGDVNFEDATVQKGALLPEETVDALIIETTRGDHARKPDYNRKDEENALADAIRNVLERNGSALIPVFAMGKTQEVLAMIDRFKKEGLVPKKTPVYIGGLSTKMTMIYDRYADVSRRNLPGFRFMKHMDLEAGTKKRIGPIPFLPGCIYALSSGMMTEKTVSNNFARQGLLENPKHGLFFVGYADPDSPGGRIRAAQQGDEVVIDSAYPAVKLNCEVRVFDFSGHATREAIADYICKVKAKKTFLVHGDDPAVEWFRQEISRRLPETEIIVPQPGDSHEI